TTTGTCTTTCCACTGCTGGAAGTGGCGTATCTCCACCGTTCGCTCACCCGGTAACACATCGGTATGTTTCGGAAAGCCTTTCATATAACTGCCTACCGAAACCGTATCCACTTTCACAAGAAGGGCCGACTCGGAAGTCTTCTTCCCCTTGATCCTCAATTTATGATCGCCCTGACGTATACGGGCAAGGTCTGTAGACTCCATTTTCGTTCCCTGATACCCTTTGGTACTACCACAACCCGGCAAAAGAATTATACCGGTAAGAAGAATTGCCAGAAAAATAAATTCATTTGTTTTCATAAAGTGATAAATTGTTTGTTATAAAGGTTTATTAATACAGATCCAAATCGACAAGTGTCATGCCAATAATTTAGACACTGCTTACCATGTCCTGAAACTCAGGAAAGCAGTAATCATTATGTTAGAAATACTTACCGGCTCATCATATTTTACGTTTTGTCCTGCTATATTGACCGAACTGATGTTTCCAAGAGTATAGGAAAGTTTCAACCCAAGCCCGGTTTTGGCATTCAACTTATACTCCCCGGCAACCCCGGCATTAATTCCGAAAGTGGTCTGACTGGCATTGATCTTTGTGCCGTCGAGATTCATCCTGTCCATATAGAACAAGGGGCCAAGGGCAATTGAAGATACCAGCAGGAACTTTGAAGACTCAATGCGACCTGCGAATGACGGACCTACAAATAATGCATTTTGAGACTCCTTGTAACGGTTAACATTTCCCACATCGGGAATAGTAACATTGTTCCCGGATGTGGGTGATGAACAATAATTCGCATTAAGTCCCAATCCCCAACCCTCCTTAAAAAAGTATTGCGCATCCGCATCAACAGTAAATCCGTGTTGCAACTGCTTGTTTAGGTCATCAAGCTTAGGGTCGCCCGTTTTCTCTACTTCTCCCAGACGAAAAGCGTAACCACCTCCAATCGAAAATCGGAAATCCTTGTAAATCTGCGGAGATACATATTCCACTTCATACGAAGTTTCCTGCTGGGCAATAGCAGGCAATACAGCCAGCATGCACATAACAGCGGCTGCAAATGCAATAAAATAGATTTGTTTCATAAAAATGATAATAATTAAAGTAAAGTGTGTATTTCTTTCGTTTTGCTAAAGTGTTACTATTTCGCATCCTCAAGGGAAAGTATCTTCGAAATAAGAATATTTCTCATGATGTCGGATCATATAAAAATAATTCATATGAAGCGCTGCAAATCTAAAATATTTTTTTCAATCTTAATTATATATCTCAGAAAAATAATAGAATTTAAAAAAATAATTTATCTGTCTGCTATAGAGTGTAAGTAAATCTTACTTTACAAAAATAATAACGAATAAATACAAACAGTTTATATTGTATTTACTTTCAATTTATTAAGATCAAATTCGTTTGCCGTGACACGGTATTGAAACGTGAGATTCAGAAAAGCACCATCTTTTAACTAACAACATTAGTTTTATAACGAAAATATTTAGTTAATTTGCCGGTATAAACTTCAAAACAGACCAAATTATGCGACACAAAACAGTAGTTACCGGATGTATAATATCTTTCTTTCTTTTGACAACCGGAAATCTTAACGCTATGCAACCGGCAAAAAATAATCATGTTGATCCTCCGCAGCAGGAAGAATTGGATAAGGCTTTTCTCCGTATTATTTATGTGTTCGATCAGCAGACAACAAAAGAGAAGGAAAAAATTTCAGTAACCGATACGATGGCATTGGATATTGCACAAAACTGGTCGGTGTACTATGATTGGAACAAAGAGCGGAGAGACTCTGTCGCTAAAGTAAAAGATCAGAAATTAATACAAACACTTAAATCGGTAAATGTATTGAAAGATCCCGATAATGAAATTTTTGAACGTTTTGAAGCCATGAACCGAAAACCCGAAATTATGAATGACCGGAAAGGTGAAGATGCACGGATATTTAAGAACCGATCTGACAACACAACTATTACCATAGACAAAGGTCCACTTACCGGAGCGGGTAAAGGTATATATCTCCGATTAAAAGAACCAATACCTCCAATGGATTGGCAAATATCGGAAGATACTATTTCCATAATGGGTTACCTTTGTTACAAAGCCACAGTCCCATTCCGGGGACGTGATTATACGGCATGGTTTTCACCGGAAATACCGGTCAACGAGGGGCCATGGAAGTTATACGGTCTGCCCGGAGCGATCCTGGATGCAAAAACGGAGGATGGATTATTTCGCTTTCAGGCGATTGGAATAGAGCAGATAAAAGACGTTCCTATCCGGTTTCCGTCCGACAGAGACTTTGAAGAAGCCAAAACCCTGAAACAGGTTAACGATTACAGAAGGTCGAAACTGAAAGACATATCGCTCAGTTATATGGATAATGGCACGATGACTATATTGCGGAAAAGAAACCCTGTGGAATATAATGATTTGGAATTGAGTGAATGATGGATGAGACCGACCGCAGTATCGGCGACGTGTTGGAAAAACTACCCGGTGTGCAGGTGCTCTCCTCGGGACAGATACTTTACCAGAACAAGGAGATCAGCAAATTCTATATCGAGGGACTCGACTTGCTTCAGGGCAAATACGGCCTGGCTACCCAAAACGTAGATGCGTCCAAAGTGGCTTCGGTGCAGATACTCGAGAACCACCAGCCCATCAAGGCGCTTAAGGGGATGGAAATTCCTGAAAATGCCGCCATCAATCTGAAACTGAAACAGTCGGCCATGGGTGCTTTCTTTGCCACGGCACAACTGGGAACAGGCCTCCCGCCCATCCTGCTCAGCAACGAAGCAGTAGGCATGCGCTTCACCCGCTCGCAACAGAATATGCTGGTATATAAGGGCGACAATACCGGAAGGGATATCAGCAAAGAGCTGACTTCCTATTACGACCATTTCGGAAGCAGACCCTCCAACCTCTTATCGGTAATTGCCCCTGCCCCGCCTTCCATCAGGGAACAGCACTATCTTTTCAACGATGCCCACCTGGTATCGCTGAACGATTTGAGAGGAATCAAGAAAGACCTTATACTCACCACCAACATAAACTTCCTGCACGACAAACAGAAAAGCAGCAGCTTCTCACGGCAGGATATCTACCTGACTCCTTCCGATACCCTACAGATAGCGGAGGATATGGATGCCCGCCTGTTGAAACGGGAACTGGAAGGTTCGGTCACCCTCGAAAGCAATACCGACAACTATTTCCTGAACAACAAACTCAATGTCCGCTCTTCATGGAATGCCCATACAGGCAATATTGCGGGTAGTGAACCGGTGGCACAGTTCCTGCAACTCCCCTCCTTCCATATTGAAAACGACTTCGACTACCTGCGGCGGAATGACTCCCGGCGAAACCGGATAAGGGCAAACGTAGCATATACCA
This window of the Proteiniphilum saccharofermentans genome carries:
- a CDS encoding GLPGLI family protein, giving the protein MRHKTVVTGCIISFFLLTTGNLNAMQPAKNNHVDPPQQEELDKAFLRIIYVFDQQTTKEKEKISVTDTMALDIAQNWSVYYDWNKERRDSVAKVKDQKLIQTLKSVNVLKDPDNEIFERFEAMNRKPEIMNDRKGEDARIFKNRSDNTTITIDKGPLTGAGKGIYLRLKEPIPPMDWQISEDTISIMGYLCYKATVPFRGRDYTAWFSPEIPVNEGPWKLYGLPGAILDAKTEDGLFRFQAIGIEQIKDVPIRFPSDRDFEEAKTLKQVNDYRRSKLKDISLSYMDNGTMTILRKRNPVEYNDLELSE
- a CDS encoding outer membrane beta-barrel protein, whose protein sequence is MKQIYFIAFAAAVMCMLAVLPAIAQQETSYEVEYVSPQIYKDFRFSIGGGYAFRLGEVEKTGDPKLDDLNKQLQHGFTVDADAQYFFKEGWGLGLNANYCSSPTSGNNVTIPDVGNVNRYKESQNALFVGPSFAGRIESSKFLLVSSIALGPLFYMDRMNLDGTKINASQTTFGINAGVAGEYKLNAKTGLGLKLSYTLGNISSVNIAGQNVKYDEPVSISNIMITAFLSFRTW